GTGCGGTCCTTGACCACCGTCTCCCACCGGCCGCTGCTCCCGCTCCGGTGGAGGAGTCGGACGGTGCGCCCGGCGACCTGCGAGCCGCCGGCGCCGACCAGCGAGCCCCGCAGCCGCAGGGTGCTGCCGTAGAGGACCGACTCGGGCCAGCGCACCCGCAGCGACGTACCGCCGAAGGTCCGCAGGACGGCCGGCGAGGTGCCGTCCGCGGTGACGGCCACCAGCCCCACGGTGTACGTCGTCCCGGACGCCAGCCCCTGCAGGTCGACCTGCCGGGCCGACGGCTCGATCGGCGCGAAGTCCTGACCCTTGACCGACGGGTGGATGTGCACCGCGTAGGAGCTGACCGGCGACGAGCCGGCGGTCCCCGGGGCGTCCCAGCTCAGCCGCACCGACCGGACGCCCGGCGTCATCGACACCGAGCGCGGGACCGACGGCCCGGCCCAGCGGGTGAGGCCGGTGGCCGTGACCGCGCCCTGCACCGAGGCGCAGTCGGCGGCGACGATGCCCGCCGCCCCGGTCGCCGCGAGGTTGGTGCAGGACTGCTGGAGGACGGCTGCCAGGTCGCCGAAGTCGGCCGCCGGGGTCAGCGACTGGAGCGCGGTCCAGTAGAGGAGCGCCGCCTTGTCGGGGCCGATGCCCGGGAAGGCCACGCCGTTGAAGGCCCCGCCCGGCTCGCCGGCCGTGCCGTCCACGACGAGATAGGCGGTCTTGTTCGGCACGCCGCTGTTGGTGTGCACCCCGCCGTTGTCGTCGTAGTCGGGGGCGAAGTCGTAGAGGGTGCTGGCCGTGTGGTCGGGCTGGCCGAACGCCGTGGGGTCGGCCATGTCGCGGGCGACGCCCCCGGCCCGCGGCGAGAGGTCCTCGCCCAGCAGCCACCGGACCTCCGGAGCGTCGTTTCCGGTCCCGTCGGCCAGGTCGACCAGCTCGCCGATGACGTCGGACATCGACTCGTTGATGGCACCGGACTGGAACCAGTAGATGAGTCCCGCGGTGTTCTGGCTGACGCCGTGGCCGAGCTCGTGGGCGACCACGTCGTCGGCTGCGGCGAAGCCGGTGCCGTAGACCATCTGGTCACCGGTCCACGCGGCGTTGTCGAACGGGCACCCCTCGGCCAGGCAGTAGCGGGTGGTCGACCGCACCTTGCGCCCGTCGCCACGGTCGTAGCCGATCAGCGCCGTCAGGTCCACGCCGAGCCTGGTCGCGAACCAGCCCGCGGTCGCCCCGGTGTTGTCGAAGGCCTGGTCCACGTCGGCGACGCCGGTCGCGGGCTGCCCCTCGACCCGGTCGTAGCGGCCGGCCTTGCACACGTAGTCGGCGGACGGCACCAGCGCCGCGTCGCACACCACCCGGTCCAGCTCGGCGACCTGGTCGACCTGGAGCAGCACGGACCCGGTCCCGGCATCGACCAGCACCAGCTCGCGCACGTCGGGTCGGGCGGTCGAGGTCACCTCGACCCGCCACACCGCCCGGGCGCCCGGGTCGCCGCCGGGCTGCAGCAGGGAGGCGTCGTAGAGCCACCGGCCCGGCCGGTCGGCGCGCAGGCTGCGCAGCGCCAGGTCGTGGGCTCGTGCCGTCACCGCGCGGGCGGTCCGTGCAGCACTGCTGGCCGTACGCCCGAAGGTCGCTGACGCGAGCCACGACGAGGCCTCGCCGGCGACGGACAGCACCCGCTCGCCGCGCACCGTGGTCACCAGCTGGGCGCCGATGACCGGCAGCCCGTCGAGGGTCTGCTGGAAGCGCACGATGTCCTGCCCGCCGGCTGCCGGCGTGCGGCGCAGCGCGCGCAGGCCCGAGTCCCGGGCCAGCCCGAGCGCGGCAGCGCGGCCGGCGAGGTGGTCACGGCCGACTGCGAACGGGCCGCGGGCGGTAGCGGGGGCCGGCCGCCCGGCGCCGTCGGGGCCGACCGCGGCGGCCGTCACCGGCGCGGCGGAGAGGGTGGTCAGGGTCAGGACGCCGGCCAGCAGCAGCGGCAGCCTCGGCACGGGGCGGTCCCTTCATGCCGGTGTGCGGTCCTCAGGAGGCACGCGGGCGGGGCGGAGGTGGAAGGCGACGAACGCCACGACCACGGGCGATCGGGACGTTTCCGCCAGGTTAGACGCGACATCGGCAGGTCCGCGGGGGAACTGCAGGCATCATCGGCCGCCGGGTCGGGCAGGGTAGGCACGTGGCAGCGAACCCCTCGATCGGCTGGCGGGTGCTCGGCACCGCCTCCGCGGTCCTCGCCGGCATCGCGGCGCGCAAGCTCATGGTGCGCGGCTGGCGTGCGCTCACCGGCGACAACCCACCGGCCAACCCGGCCGCACCGGGGACCAGGTGGCGGGAGGCGGTCCCCTTCGCGGTGGCGAGCGGCGCCGCGATGGGGCTGGCCCGGATGCTCGCCACCCGCAAGGCCGCCGGCTACTACCACCGGTCGACCGGGCACCTCCCGCCCGGGATGGAAGAGGTCACCTAGCCACGTCGACCGAGCACCACCCCGGACCTCTTGCCCGGGTTCGCCCTGGTTGAGAGGGTCGCGGGATGACCTCGAGGACCCTGCCGCCCCGCTCCGCCGCCGCCGCGCTCGCCGTCGCCGCCCTCCTCGCGCCCGCCGTGGCCGGGACGCCGGCCGCTGCGGTGTCCGACCGGGCCCGCCAGCCGCACCTGGCCTACGCCGGTGAGTCGACGCTGGCCGCCGGCCTCACCTTCGAGGGCACCGTCGTGGGCGGGCTGTCGAGCATCACGTACGACGTCGCGCGGGACCGCTACTACGCCCTGTCGGATGCCCAGCCCAACCTGGGCCAGGGACCGGTCCGCTTCTACACGCTCGCCGTCGACACCTCCGACGGCGCGCTGGACGCCGGCGACGTGCAGGTCGTCGACGTCACCGTGCTCACCGACGCGACCGGCGTGCCGCTGCAGGGCGGGACGGTCGACCCCGAGGGGCTGACACTGACGGCGCAGGGCACCCTGATCGTCACCTCCGAAGGGTTCGCCGTCCCGGCGACGTCGACCACGGCGGCGCGACTCGTGGCTCCCTTCGTGCGCGAGTTCACCCTGGCCGGCCGTCAGATTCGGGAGGTCGCGCTGCCGCCGTACGTCACGCCGGACGGCGCCACCACCGGCGTCCGGCAGAACCTCGGCCTGGAGAGCGCCGCCGTCACGCCCGACGGCCGCCACCTGCTCACCGGCTTCGAGAACGCGCTCGTCCAGGACGGTCCGGCGAGCACCCTCACCACCACCAGCGCGTCCCGGCTGCTCGACATCGAGCTGACGACCGGTGACGTGCAGGGCGAGTACGTGTACCGGGACGACCGGGTCGCCGAGGCGCCGGTACCGGCCGGGGCGTTCACCGTCAACGGACTCGTCGAGCTGCTGCCCTTCAACCGGCGGTTCGGCCTGGCGATGGAGCGGTCGTTCTCGGTAGGCGCCGGCAACACCATCAAGCTCTACCGGTACGCCCTCGCGGGTGCCGACGACGTCTCCGGGGTCGCCGACCTCGACCTCGCCGCACCGGTCCGCGAAGCGAGCAAGACACCGGTCCTCGATCTCGACGCGGTCGCCGGGAGCGAGGGGCTCACGCTCGACAACATCGAGGGCATGACGCTCGGGCCGCGGCTGCCGGACGGGAGCCGGGCGCTGCTGCTGGTCAGCGACAACAACTTCACCGCCGGTCAGGTGAGCCAGTTCCTCCTGTTCTCGGCTGACGGGGTGGGGCCCGCGGCATAGGCTCGCAGGCGTGCTCCCCGCCCTGCGCGACCACCGCGGCAAGCCCTCGGCGCCCCTGCGCCTGGTGGCCGCGCTCGTCGTGCTCGGCATGCTGACCATCGCGGCCCCGGTCCTCGTCCCGCTCCTGCGCTGGGCGTCCGGGGCCTTGCTCTAGCCAGACCAGCCGCCCGAGCCGAGGCCGAGGGGACATGTCCGCATCCGCCGCCCGCACCGAGCAGCCCGCCTGGGGCGACGTGGTGCCGGACGTCGTCGGGCGCACCGACGAGCTCGCGCGGATCGCCGGCTTCGTCACCGACAGCGGACCCGGCACCCGGGTGCTCCTCCTCGACGGGGTCCCCGGCGTCGGCAAGACGACGCTGTGGGAGGCGGGCGTGACGCTCGCCCGCAAGCACGGCATGCGGGTCATGACGGCTCGGTCGAGCGGCGCCGAGACCGCCCTGTGCTTCTCGGCGGTGGTCGACCTCTTCGACGAGGTGTCGCTCGACGACCTCGGCGGCCTGCCGCTGCCGCAGCGGCGGGCGCTGGAGGTCGCGCTGCTGCGGGCCGACCCGGGCGACGAGCCGGCCAACGTCCACGCCATCGGGCTGGGCCTGCTCGGCGCGCTGCGCGCGATGGCCGAGGACGGCGGGCTCCTCGTCGCGCTCGACGACGCGCAGTGGATCGACGCCGGGTCGGCGGAGGTCCTCGCGTTCGCGCTGCGCCGACCGGGAACGGCGCCGATCCGGGTGCTGCACGCACGACGCGCCGGGCCGGTGCCCGACTGGCAGAGCGGCCTGCTGCCGGACGGGCTGGCCCACGTCCAGGTCGGCCCGCAGAGCCTGGGTGCCGTCCGGGCCCTGCTCGCGCAGCGGCTCGACCTGCGCCTGTCCCGCCACGACCTGCGCCGGGTCCACGAGCTGACCCAGGGCAACCCGCTGTTCGCGCTCGCCGTCGGCCGCACGATCGTGGAGCAGCAGGCGACCGGGGACCACCTGCCGGTCCCCCGTGACATCGAGGAGCTGCTCGGCACCCGCTTGTCCGCACGGCCCCCGGAGGTGCGGCGGCTGGTCCTCGCCCTGGCCCTCGACGGCGACCTGCGGGCCGAGGACCTCGGCCGGCTGGTGGGCGACGACGTGCTGGGCGGCGCGGTGGAGTCGGGGGTGGTGGTCGTCGAGCGCGACCGGGTGCGCCCGGCGCACCCGCTGCTCGCCGCCGCGGCCCGGTCGCTGGCCACCGAGGAGCAGGTCGACGCCCTGCACCTGGAGCTGGCGGAGGTCCTCGGCGACCAGCAGCAGTGCGCCGTTCACGTGGCCCTCGGGTCGCGGGACCCCGACGGCGACAAGTCCGCGATCGTCGCCTCGGCCGCGGCCCGCGCCGGCGCCCGCGGCGCCACGCGTGAGGCGGCCGTCCTCGCCGGGCACGCCCTGCGGCTCACCCCGACCAGCTCGCCGGAGCACCCGGACCGGGTCCTCGACCTCGCGGACAGCCTGCGGATCGTCGGTGACAAGACGGAGATGACCACGCTGGTCGCGGACTCGCTCGCGCCGTCGTGGACACCGGCGCAGCAGGTGCGCGGCCACCTTCTCCTGGCGAGCGGTGACATCGAGCACAGCGACGACGTCCGCGGGCATCTCGACCGCGCGCTCGCCGCCGGGGGCGACGACCCAGTGCTGCGGGCGCCGGTCCTGGCCCGGATGGTCGACAACCAGGCGGTCGTCCGGCTGGAGAGGGTCCCCCAGGCGCACGAGCTGGCGCTGCTGGGTGTTGCCGCCGAGCTGGACCGGGCGGAGCACCGGATGATGGCGCGGCACGCGCTGGCGTGGACCCAGGCGCTGCAGGGGCAGCGGGTGGACATCCCGACCGACCCCCGTGACGCCGCGGGGTGGGTCCACACCTGGACGCCGGACCGCATCTCCGGCCAGCGGCTGGTCTGGCGGGGCGAGGTCGAGCAGGCCCGGGCGGTCCTGACCCCGATGCTGCGCTCCGCGGACGAGCAGGGGGCGCCGTGGGCCTACGCGATGCAGCGGCTGCACGTCTGCGAGCTCGAGCTGCGGGTCGGCCGCTGGCTGGCCGCCGAGGAGCTGCTCGACGAGTGGGCCGACTCCCTGGACAGCCGGCTCCTGCACTGGCCGATGTACGAGCGGTGCCGGGCGCTGGCCGCGGCCGGGGTCGGCTCGGCCGACGAGGCGCTGCGCTGGGCCGACGAGGCGATCGCCCGCGCCGACGCGACGGGCGTGCGGTGGGACCGGTTCGAGGCGCAGCGCGCCCGCGCCTCGGTGGCGCTGCTCCGGCACGACTCCGCGTCGGCCGTGCCCGACCTGCTCCCGGTGTGGGAGCACTGCCGGGCGCACGGCATCGCCGACCCCGGCGTCTTCCCCGTCGCCCCCGACCTGGTCGAGGCGCTGGTCGAGACCGGCGACGTGGACACCGCCGTCGAGGTCACCGACCGGCTCGAGGCGCTCGCCGACGCGCAGGACCACCCCTGGGCGCGGGTCACCGCGCAGCGGGCCGCGGCGACGGTGCGGCTCTCGTCCGGCACGGTGGACGACTCGGCGACCGCCGACCTGCTCGAGGCGGCCGACGGACTGGGCGCGCTGGGCCTGCCGTACGACGCCGCGCGCACCCTGCTCTCCCTGGGCCGGGCCCTGCGCCGGGCCCGTCAGTGGGGTGCCGCGCGGGAGACTCTGGAGACCGCGGCCGCCGCGTTCGACGAGCTCGGGTCCACCGGGTGGTCGGCTGACGCGCGGGAGGAGCTCTCCCGGGTGGGCGCCCGCAAGCCGGCCGAGGCCGGGGAGCTGACCGCGACCGAGCTGCGGGTGGCCGAGCTGGCCGCGCAGGGGATGGCCAACAAGCAGATCGCCGCCAGCCTGGTCGTGACGGTCAACACGGTGGAGTTCCACCTCCGCAACACCTACGCAAAGCTGGGCATCCGGTCGCGCTCCCAGCTCGCCGGCCGGCTCGCCACGCCCCGGGCACCAGAGGGTCCCGGCCAGGGGTCGGCGACCTAACACTCAGGGTTTCCGTAGTTTCGCCGCGCGGCGCCGGCCCGCACGGTGGACACATGACCGAGTTCCTCGTCGAGCTGTACCGCTCACACACCGAGACCCAGGCCGCGGCCGCCGACGGCGAGCGGGCCCGGCTGGCCGCCGAGACCCTGACCGGGTCCGGCCGGGCGGTGCGTCTGGTGCGCTCTTTCTTCGTCCCCCACGACGAGACCTGCTTCCTGCTCTACGAGGCCGACTCCGCGGACCACGTCCGCACCGCCATGGCCCTCGCAGGCCTGCCCTGCGACGAGGTCCACGAGACCACCGGAGAAGCCTGATGTCCTTTCCGCCCGCCCTTTCCCACCGGCCCGCGCCCCTGCGTCGGGCCGTCCTCGCCACTGTCGCCGCGCTGGCCGCGGCCCCGGTCGTCCTGGGCGCGGCACCCGCCCACGCCGGGCCGGCCGGGCCGGAGGTCCCGTCGACGATCGACGTCGTCGGGGACTTCAAGCCCTACCTCGTCGGCCACGCGGTCGGCTGGCAGGTCCACACCTGCGTCGCCACAGAGACCGGCTACGGCTGGCGCTTCGACGGGCCGGACGCCGTCGTCTACGACGACAACGGCAAAGCGCTCGCCGACCACAAGCCCGGCCCGAGGTGGATCGCCCGCGACGACAGCTCCGTCGTCGGTGCCGTCGTCGACCGGGCCGTCGTCTCGCCGACCGCGATCCCCTGGCTGCTGCTGCGCGCCACGCCGGACCCCAACGGTCCGGCGGATGGCCGGTTGTCCGCGACCACGCACATCCAGCGCATCGCGACCACCGGCGGGCTGACGCCTGCCGCGTCCGAGTGCACCGCCGCCGCCGCCTCCGTCCCCGAGACGCGCTACGTGCCCTACACCGCCGACTACGTCTTCTGGAAGGCGGCCGGCCGGTCCTGACCCGCCGGCGGTCGAGGCCACCGGCCCCAGCCACCGCATCACGCATCACCCACATCCATCACGCACAACGGAAAGGCTCAACCACCATGACCATCACGACTCACACTCCCGACCTGGCGGCCGTCAAGGCCAAGCAGCAGCAGATGTGGGCCAGCGGGGACTTCCACGTGATCGCCGCGATCATCCAGCCCACCGCCGAGCAGCTCGTAGACTCCGCCGACCTGCACGCCGGCATGCGCGTGCTCGACGTCGCCACGGGGAGCGGCAACGCCGCGATCGCCGCAGCGCGCCTCGGCTGCGCTGTCGAGGGCGTCGACTACGTGCCTGAGCTGCTCGAGCGCGGACGACTCAGAGCGGCCGCCGAGGGCTACGACATCCGGTTCGTCGAGGGCGACGCCGAGGCGCTGCCCTACGCGGAGGGCCAGTTCGACGCGGTCACGACCATCTTCGGATCGATGTTCGCGCCGGACCACCGGCAGGCCGCCGCGGAGCTGGTCCGGGTGACCCGGCCGGGCGGCAGGATCGCCGTCGCGAGCTGGACCCCCGAGGGATTCATCGGCCAGCTGCTCAAGACCGTCGGCAAGCACGTGCCGCCGCCCGCGGGCGTGCAGTCGCCGATCCTGTGGGGCACCGAGTCCCACCTGCAGGAGATCTTCGGCTCGGGCATCTCGTCGCTCTCGGTCACCGAGCGCACGTTCACCTGGCGCTTCACCTCGGCGCAGGCGCTCGTCGACACGTTCCGTACCTGGTACGGCCCGACCTACAAAGCCTTCGCCGCTCTCGACGAGGCCGCAGCGCAGGCCCTGGAGGCCGACATCGTCGCGCTGGCCACGACGTACGACCGGCTCGGCGACGCCGACGCCATCGCGGTGCCGGCGACCTACCTCGAGGCGGTCGCGGTCCGGAGCTGACCCGGCGCCCGTTGCCCGAGCGACGCACGCAGGAGGGGAGGGGCCGGCGTCCCGGGGACGGGACGCCGGCCTCCGTCCACAAGGCGCTCGGAGAGCCGCTACCAGCCGGTGGCCGCCGACACCTTCGACCAGGTCACCGAGGCGAGCACCGCCTGGCCCGAGGTGTTGGGGTGGAAGTAGTCCCAGGTGCTGAGCTGACCGAGGCTGAACTGGTAGCCGAAGACGGCGTTGCCGTCGAAGACGCAGCCGGCGAGCGCGGCGCACTCCTGCGCCAGCACGGTGTTGTAGTCGACCACCCGCTGGCGCACGAACGCCCGGCGGTCGACGTCGGCCTGCTGCGTCGACGTGGGGTTCCTGAGCATCGACTGGCAGATGCCGTAGACCGCCCAGGCGAGGCGGGCCGACGAGCTGGACTTGCCCACCTGCCAGAGCTGGTAGATGTTCGGGATCGACGAGACGAAGATCGTCCGGACCCCGCCGTTGGCCAGGGTCTGCAGACCGGTCCGGGCGCTGGCCCGGAAGGTGTCCACGCTGGTCATGGTGCTCGCCGACGACGTACACGCGTCGTTGGCGCCGAGGAGCACCGTGGCGTACTTCACGCCCTGCGACACGGCGGTGCTCGCCTGGCCGGGCAGCGCGCCGATCTTCGCGCCGGTCTTGGCGTCGTTGTACGCCGCCAGCGACCGCACCGCGGCCAGCCGCCGGTAGTGGCTGTTGACGCTGGAGTAGCTGCCCGTGGACCACGAGCGGGCGGTGCAGTCGAAGTAGAACCCGCACGCGTTGAACCCGCGGGTGATCGAGTCGCCCAGGGATGCCATCTTGGTCGGCCGGTCCACGGCCGCCTGGGCCGGCCCGGCCGGTGCGACACCGATCCCCACCAGCAGCGCGGTCACGGCCAGAGAGGCCACCAGGAAACGAAGCCGAGCCGTCATCATGACCTCCGGGCGTGCTCTGCCGCCGACCGTTCGACGGCACGCTGACCGACGGTGCCCCGCAGGGGTTCCGGCTAACCCTGCACGGGCAGGCTGTTGTTACCGATGAGTAGCATCGGGCGAGCCCTACGCTGACGCCAGCGTCGGGGGACGGATCGGGAGGACTCCTTGGTACGGCTCGTGCTCGGCCTGGCCATGACCCTCGCGGCGCTGGCGATCGCCGGCCGGCGGGTGCACTACCTCTACCGGCTGGTCTCGTCCGGGCAGCCCGCACCGGGACGCCTGGACGGCATCGGGCAGCGCGCCAAGGACCAGCTGCGCGAGGTGTTCGGCCAGCGCAAGCTGCTGCAGTGGTCGGTGCCCGGGCTGGCGCACTTCTTCACGTTCTGGGCGTTCATCGTGCTGGCCGCGACGATCCTCGAGGCGTACGGCGCGCTGTTCGACCGCGACTTCGCGATCCCGGTCGTCGGGCACTGGGCGCTGCTGGGCTTCCTCGAGGACTTCTTCGCCGTCGCGGTGCTGGTGTCGCTGGCGACCTTCGCGGTGATCCGGCTGCGGCAGGCACCCGCGCGCAAGCAGCGCGACTCCCGGTTCTACGGGTCGCACACCGGTGCCGCATGGCTCGTGCTCTTCATGATCTTCAACGTCATCTGGACGCTGCTGCTCTACCGCGGCGCGCAGATCAACACCGGCGTCTTCCCGTTCCAGGAGGACGGCTGGTGGGCCTTCGCGTCCAAGGCGACCGCCGAGGTCCTCGAGCCGCTGGGCGAGGACGCCAACGAGGTGCTCGAGACGGTCGGCATCCTGCTGCAGATAGGTGTGGTGCTCGGCTTCCTCGTGCTGGTCGTCTACTCCAAGCACCTGCACATCTTCATCGCGCCGCTCAACGTGCTGACCAAGCGCGAGCCGAAGGCGCTCGGCCCCCTGCTGCCGATGATGGTCGACGGCAAGCCGATCGACTTCGACAACATCGACGAGCTCGACGAGGACACCGCCTTCGGCCGCGGGAAGGTCGAGGACTTCACCTGGAAGGGCATGCTCGACTTCGCTACCTGCACCGAGTGCGGCCGCTGCCAGTCTCAGTGCCCGGCCTGGAACACCGGCAAGCCGCTGTCGCCGAAGCTGGTGATCATGGACCTGCGGGACCACCTCTTCGCCAAGGGCCCGGCCATCCTCTCGACGAACGGGCACGGCGCCGACGGAGCCGCCGTGACAGGAATCGACGAGGCGGGGCCGGAGGCGGCGAAGCCCGGCGCCTCGCACCACGGCGTCCCCGAGTCCGGCTTCGGCCGGGTGGCGGGGTCCGGCCAGCCGCAGGTGGACCGGCCGCTGGTCGGCACCGCCGAGGAGGGCGGCGTCATCGACCCTGACGTCCTGTGGTCGTGCACCACCTGTGGGGCGTGCGTCGAGCAGTGCCCGGTCGACATCGAGCACGTCGACCATATCCTCGACATGCGCCGGTTCCAGGTGCTCGTCGAGTCGTCGTTCCCGAGCGAGGCCGGGACGATGCTGAAGAATCTCGAGAACAAGGGCAACCCATGGGGCATGGGCGCCAAGGCCCGCCTCGACTGGACGCGGGGGCTGCCCTTCGACGTGCCGGTCTTCGGCGAGGACGTCGAGGACCTCGCCGAGGTCGACTACCTCTACTGGGTCGGCTGCGCCGGTGCGCTGGAGGACCGGGCCAAGAAGACCACCCGCGCCTTCGCCGAGCTGCTGCACATCGCCGGCGTGAGGTTCGCCGTCCTGGGCGAGAACGAGGCCTGCTCGGGCGACCCGGCGCGCCGCCTGGGCAACGAGTTCGTCTTCCAGATGCTGGCCCAGCAGAACGTCGAGGTGCTCAACGAGGCCGGTGCACAGCGCACCGTCATCGTCGCCAGCTGCCCGCACTGCTTCAACTCGCTGTCCCGCGAGTACCCGCAGCTCGGCGGCGACTACGAGGTCGTCCACCACACCCAGCTGCTCAACCACCTGGTCGAGGAGGGCCGGCTCACCCCGGTGACGCCGATCGACCAGCTGGTGACCTACCACGACCCGTGCTACCTGGGCCGGCACAACAAGGTCTACGCGCCGCCGCGCGAGATCCTGGCCAACGTGCCATCCCTGCGGACCCAGGAGATGCACCGCTGCAAGGAGCGCGGCTTCTGCTGCGGCGCCGGCGGCGCGCGGATGTGGATGGAGGAGAAGATCGGCAAGCGGGTCAACGTCGAGCGGGTCGACGAGGCGCTGGCCCTCGACCCCGACGTGGTCTCGACGGCCTGCCCCTTCTGCCTCGTCATGCTCGGTGACGCGGTGACCGCCAAGAAGCAGGACGGCAGCGCCCGCGAGGACGTGCAGGTCGTCGACGTCTCCCAGCTGCTACTGCAGTCGGTGCAGCGCAACATCACCGTGGTGCCGGTGGGCGGCTCAGGTGGCGAAGCGGTCGCTGAGCACCCGGACGACGGGCCAGGCGCCGTCTGACCAGTTCGAGATGACCGTGCAGGTGGTCGCGGACGACGGCCAGTGCAGGCTCGCGAACGAGACGCCCGCGTCGTACCCCTCGAGGAAGATCCCGTCCCCCGTCGGCTGCAGGTGGAGCCCGAGGCCGTAGCGGCGGGACTCCTCCGGCCAGTCGCTGTGCGGTCGGACCATCTCGGCCAGCGACGCCGGCGAGACGACCCGGCCCGCGAGCAGCGCCTCCCAGAAGGCGCTGACATCGGCAGCGGTCGAGTAGACGCCACCGTCGCCGCTGCCGCGCACCGGGAGGTGGAGCACGTTCGTCCTCAGGCCCTCCACCGAGAGGTAGCCGACGGCAGCGCGTCCGGGGAGCTCGTCGGAGCGCAGGAACGCGGTGTCGACCATGCCCGCCGGCTCGCAGACGAGAGTGCGCACCAAGGCGTGGTAGTCCTCGTCGGCCGCGCGTTCGGCCAGCACGGCGAGCAGGACGTAGCCGGCGTTGTTGTAGGCGAACCGCTCGCCGGCCGGGGACACCGTGCGGTGCCCGGCCAGGACCGGGAGGTAGTCCTCGGTCGTCGCGAGCTGGTGCACCGGCACCCGCAGCACGTGGTCGCGGACATCGACAGCGGCCTCGTCGAGGTAGTCGCCGATCCCGGACCGGTGCGACAGCAGGTGCCGGACGGTCACGTCGTCGGCGACCAGCGGCAGGTCGTCGCGCAGCAGCGAACGGGCGGTGGTCCCGAGCGCTAGGCTCCCCCGCTCGACCAGAGCCATCACCACCAGCGCGGTCAGGGTCTTGGCCCCGCTCGCCGTGGCGAACAGGGTGTCGACGGTGTTGGGGACCTCGTGGGCCCGGTCGGCGAGCCCGTACGCCGTGCAGAGCTCGGTGCGGCCCGAGCGGTCCACCCGGACCACGCCGGAGAACCCGGCGTCCTCCGCCGCCCTGTCCACCGCGTCCTGCACCGACTGCACGGGCTGCGCCACGTCGTCACTATCCCGCTCGAGGCGCCCGGGGTGGTGCTGGCACCACCTGAAGCCTCCGGCCAGCAGGGTCGTGCGCCCGGGGCGGGCGCGGCGAGGGTGGTGGCGGCCGGCAAGCCCGTCGGCTTCGACCGCCGTGCAGGAGCCGTCCGATGACCACGATCCCCGCCACCACCGTCCGCCCCGAGCCGCGCCCGAGCCCGAGTGGCCAGGCGCATCCCGCCGTCCGCACCATCGACGTCGTCAAGACGTACGGCGCCGGCGACTCGGCCGTCCACGCCCTGCGCTCGGTCTCGGTCGACTTCGCGGCCGGCGAGTTCACCGCCGTCATGGGCCCGTCGGGCTCCGGCAAGTCGACGCTGATGCACGTCGCGGCCGGGCTCGACACGGTGACCGGCGGGCAGGTCTTGATCGGCGACACCGATGTGACGGCCCTGAACGACAAGGCCCTGACCCG
This genomic window from Actinomycetes bacterium contains:
- a CDS encoding esterase-like activity of phytase family protein encodes the protein MTSRTLPPRSAAAALAVAALLAPAVAGTPAAAVSDRARQPHLAYAGESTLAAGLTFEGTVVGGLSSITYDVARDRYYALSDAQPNLGQGPVRFYTLAVDTSDGALDAGDVQVVDVTVLTDATGVPLQGGTVDPEGLTLTAQGTLIVTSEGFAVPATSTTAARLVAPFVREFTLAGRQIREVALPPYVTPDGATTGVRQNLGLESAAVTPDGRHLLTGFENALVQDGPASTLTTTSASRLLDIELTTGDVQGEYVYRDDRVAEAPVPAGAFTVNGLVELLPFNRRFGLAMERSFSVGAGNTIKLYRYALAGADDVSGVADLDLAAPVREASKTPVLDLDAVAGSEGLTLDNIEGMTLGPRLPDGSRALLLVSDNNFTAGQVSQFLLFSADGVGPAA
- a CDS encoding DUF4235 domain-containing protein — encoded protein: MAANPSIGWRVLGTASAVLAGIAARKLMVRGWRALTGDNPPANPAAPGTRWREAVPFAVASGAAMGLARMLATRKAAGYYHRSTGHLPPGMEEVT
- a CDS encoding LuxR family transcriptional regulator, whose amino-acid sequence is MSASAARTEQPAWGDVVPDVVGRTDELARIAGFVTDSGPGTRVLLLDGVPGVGKTTLWEAGVTLARKHGMRVMTARSSGAETALCFSAVVDLFDEVSLDDLGGLPLPQRRALEVALLRADPGDEPANVHAIGLGLLGALRAMAEDGGLLVALDDAQWIDAGSAEVLAFALRRPGTAPIRVLHARRAGPVPDWQSGLLPDGLAHVQVGPQSLGAVRALLAQRLDLRLSRHDLRRVHELTQGNPLFALAVGRTIVEQQATGDHLPVPRDIEELLGTRLSARPPEVRRLVLALALDGDLRAEDLGRLVGDDVLGGAVESGVVVVERDRVRPAHPLLAAAARSLATEEQVDALHLELAEVLGDQQQCAVHVALGSRDPDGDKSAIVASAAARAGARGATREAAVLAGHALRLTPTSSPEHPDRVLDLADSLRIVGDKTEMTTLVADSLAPSWTPAQQVRGHLLLASGDIEHSDDVRGHLDRALAAGGDDPVLRAPVLARMVDNQAVVRLERVPQAHELALLGVAAELDRAEHRMMARHALAWTQALQGQRVDIPTDPRDAAGWVHTWTPDRISGQRLVWRGEVEQARAVLTPMLRSADEQGAPWAYAMQRLHVCELELRVGRWLAAEELLDEWADSLDSRLLHWPMYERCRALAAAGVGSADEALRWADEAIARADATGVRWDRFEAQRARASVALLRHDSASAVPDLLPVWEHCRAHGIADPGVFPVAPDLVEALVETGDVDTAVEVTDRLEALADAQDHPWARVTAQRAAATVRLSSGTVDDSATADLLEAADGLGALGLPYDAARTLLSLGRALRRARQWGAARETLETAAAAFDELGSTGWSADAREELSRVGARKPAEAGELTATELRVAELAAQGMANKQIAASLVVTVNTVEFHLRNTYAKLGIRSRSQLAGRLATPRAPEGPGQGSAT
- a CDS encoding M4 family metallopeptidase; the encoded protein is MPRLPLLLAGVLTLTTLSAAPVTAAAVGPDGAGRPAPATARGPFAVGRDHLAGRAAALGLARDSGLRALRRTPAAGGQDIVRFQQTLDGLPVIGAQLVTTVRGERVLSVAGEASSWLASATFGRTASSAARTARAVTARAHDLALRSLRADRPGRWLYDASLLQPGGDPGARAVWRVEVTSTARPDVRELVLVDAGTGSVLLQVDQVAELDRVVCDAALVPSADYVCKAGRYDRVEGQPATGVADVDQAFDNTGATAGWFATRLGVDLTALIGYDRGDGRKVRSTTRYCLAEGCPFDNAAWTGDQMVYGTGFAAADDVVAHELGHGVSQNTAGLIYWFQSGAINESMSDVIGELVDLADGTGNDAPEVRWLLGEDLSPRAGGVARDMADPTAFGQPDHTASTLYDFAPDYDDNGGVHTNSGVPNKTAYLVVDGTAGEPGGAFNGVAFPGIGPDKAALLYWTALQSLTPAADFGDLAAVLQQSCTNLAATGAAGIVAADCASVQGAVTATGLTRWAGPSVPRSVSMTPGVRSVRLSWDAPGTAGSSPVSSYAVHIHPSVKGQDFAPIEPSARQVDLQGLASGTTYTVGLVAVTADGTSPAVLRTFGGTSLRVRWPESVLYGSTLRLRGSLVGAGGSQVAGRTVRLLHRSGSSGRWETVVKDRTGSSGGFTLPESSPSRRTGSYAVVFGGGGALMGVRTPAHRLPVRQQVTLAVDRTVRVGETAVFRGEVRPARSGTVTLQRRRADGGWRAVDRARLAASGYELSARMPSRRPSAWRVVVGARPGADLAAGTSRVVTLRTP
- a CDS encoding nickel-binding protein → MTEFLVELYRSHTETQAAAADGERARLAAETLTGSGRAVRLVRSFFVPHDETCFLLYEADSADHVRTAMALAGLPCDEVHETTGEA